The genomic window TCGCAGGACAAATCACCGGCGACCCGCTCTTCGACTTGCTCCGGGTGGTCTCCGGCTCCGATTCCGGCCATCCGTGCCCGGGCATAACTACGTTGACCCAGCTTTCCGGCGGCGATTGGCACGTGGACAGTTTCTTCGACGTGTTCTTTGAGGTCGAATTCGCCGGGGCGCCGGGCGGGCCGCTCGCCGGCTTGTCAGGCGTGTCAACGGACACGGTTCGCACGCAACAGGGAGAACCGTATCCTTGGGAACATTGCGACGTGTTCAATATCGTGTTCAGCCCGGCCGGCGAATTCCTCAGCGGCGGCGGCGGCGGCTGGAACGGCGACGGCGCAGGCCCCTGGTACTACTATCCGAACACCGATTGGTGGAACGAGTGGTATTACGACGGCCTACTCGACCTGGACCGTTACAAAGACGTGTGGCTGCGCCTGAATCTCACGCCGACGGGTCCGGCATCGTCCGCCACGATCGCCGTCAATTACAGTTCCGCGGCCTATCCCACCGGCACGGGCAAGCCTCCAGTGCCGCCCCTCGACCCCGCAACGGAAGGTCAGTATATCGTTCGGGAGATCGTGTACGGGCCTGTTTCGGTCATAGCGCCCACGCCCCTCGACTTCTTCGTGCATATCCCGGATTTCAACCCGGAATGGGTCTCCATCGACGTGCGCGGGGCGGACGTGCTGATCGACGGCACCATCTGCCATTCCTGCCTGCCTGCGGGAGGTGAGGGCGAAGGCGAGGGCGAGGGTGAAGGCGAGGGCGAAGGCGAGGGTGAAGGCGAGGGCGAGGGCGAGGATTGTCCTCCCGGCACGCTGTACGGACAACGGCCCTTCACACCGCTGGAGCCTGTTGCGTATTATCCCAGCGACGAGGCTGTGGGCCCCGTCCTCTACCCGTTGCCGTGGGATAATTTCCCGTCCCCGGGCGTGCCGGTTTGCGACTTGCACTGGTGGGGGTTTGAAGTTGACCCGGCCACGGCGCCCTGTGTCCGTAGTCCCGACTTGTTCCATATCGATTTTGCGGCGGATGCCGGGGGACAGCCGGGTCCGGGGCTATGCACCTACACCGTGACCGCCCAAAAGACCAACACGGGTCTCAACTATGCCGGTTATACGCTACTCCGGTACGACGCGGTCTTGACCCCGTGCTGCGCGCTGCCGCCGGGCATATGCTGGTTGAACATCCGGGGCACGGGCAGCACGACGTGCCTATTCGTCTGGCTCGGCTCGCCTCAAGGCGATGGGCTTCTGACGCTCTTTGATGGCGCCGCGTATCTGCAACAGCCCGGCGACCTCAGTTTCTGCCTGACCCCGGGAGGCGCGGAGGGCGAAGGCGAAGGTGAGGGCGAAGGCGAAGGTGAGGGCGAGGGCGAGGGCGAAGGCGAAGGCGAAGGCGAGGGCGAGGGCGAGGGCGAGTGCGTTGAGAACCCGGGCGATTGTCCGCAGCCCCGCGGCGGCATTTACGAGATCGGCGAAGACTTGTGCTTGTGCGTGCCGTGCCCTGTCTCCCCCATCTCGACTTACGCCTGGACAAAAGACGAGGTAACGCTCGCGAACGGCGGGCGCGTCAGCGGCGCGACGGGGCGGACGCTGCGCATCATGTCACTCGACGAAAGCGACAGCGGCGTTTACGCCTGCACCTACGACGACGGCACAAAGGTCGTGCAGGTCTTCGAAGCCTACGTCACCGTGGGCGAGAATGTGCCCGCGCTGACCCCATTCGCCATCTTCGCGCTCGCCGCCGCCTGCGGCGCGGCCGGGGCCATCGTGCGGGCAAGACGCCGCTGAAACACCGGAAAGGGCGCTGCGCCGGCTGGTAGCGAAAGCCGCCGTCCCCTCTGGACGGCGGCTTCTTTGCGTCTGGCGCTCCTTGCCGCATGATGACAAGCGCCTGCTGCTTAGGACATAATCATGTTTGCACCGGTCGTTCCGGGGGCACGGGCGAGCGCAGCAGGCGGCGACGAGGAAAGGTCCAAGCTATGCAACTCGTGAGATTAATCTATGTCAGCAGGATGACCGAGGAATGCGATATGGCCGCGCTCCAGGACATCCTGAAGACGGCACGCAGAAAGAACAGACGACTTGACGTCTCGGGCGCGCTCTGCTACGACCCGGCGTTCTTCATGCAGTGTCTGGAGGGACCCAGGGAGCACGTCAACCTTCTCTACATGGTTATCGCCCGGGACCCGCGCCACACGAACGTCACGCTGCTGGAATATGCCGACGTCAAGCACCGGGTATTCGGCGACTGGTCGATGGCCTTCCTGAATGCCGGCGACATCGACAAGCAGACGCTGAAGAAGTACAGCGGCCGGGGAAGATTCAATCCTTATCGCTTGAACGCGAAGCAGGCGCGCGAATTCCTCATCGAAGTGGTCGGCCAGAAACGCGGTGCGATGCCGGACCGCGACTGAGACCAGGCCCGCGCCCGCACGTCTCCTTTATCTCACGCCCTCAATGTTGTAGAAGACGCCATCCTTTTCCAGCCGCGCGGCATTTTGCTCCTCGTTCAGGCTCTCGAAGACATATCCGTCCGTCAGGGTCTCGCCCAGACTCGCTTCATGAACGCTCCCGTCAAATACGTCGCGCACCCAGATCTTCGTCTTTTCCGTGGTGACTATCCTGTTTTCAATGGTGAACCGGGTTTCGGGGTTGCTCACCAGTTCCGTCCAGTTCAAGAGAGTCTGCGCCTGCTCTCCGTAATTCCTGTAAGCCGCGGCTTTCGCGGCTCGCTCTACCACGTCGTGCAACTTCGCGCGCGCGCTGTTGAACTTGCCTTCCACCGCCAGGCGCCGGCCTTCCTCCAGTAGCGAGGCCAACGCCATGGCTTCCTCGTCAGGCCCCGCCCCCGGACGAACACCCGTCTGGGCGCCGGGCATGGGCGCCGGTGCCGCAGGCATTGGGGCGGGAAGGCCAGCAGCCGGCATGCGTCCCCTCGGCGAGAAATACGACCCTCTCGCCTCGGAGGCCGGCTGTGTGCCCGGCCCCGGCGCTGGCGAGGGTGCCGGGGGGGCGCCGCCCGGCTGGGCGGGATAAGCCGCGGGAACCGGCGCTTGACCGGCGGGTTGCGTCGCGATACCGCCTTCCACCGGCGCCAGGATTTGCTCCCCCCCAGACTGGGACCGGTCAACAATCCGTCCGTCGGGCGTGAACTCGAGCGTGGACCGGCCTTGATCGACCAGACGGCCATCCTTCCGCCATTCATACTGGCATTCAATGGTGTTGCCGGAGACCCGGCCGCCAAGAAAACCGGCGATATCGGGGTCCGACAGGTGGTTCTGCGTTCCCCGGATGGAACCATCGCTGCCGACGTGAAAGGTCGTGATGACCGGCAACGAGCCGTGCCGGAACGTTTTGCCGTCCAGCAACGCCCCCCAATCGGCACTGGCCGACGTCGGCACAACGATCGACGGCTGCGACACGGGCGGCGCAGGCACGTTACCGCCAGCGGGTGTAGAGGAGTTCTGCTGTGTCACCTGCGGCGTGTTCGGCCACAGCGTGGCGCCCGCCGGGCCGGGCTGAGGCTGTTCCAATTCGCTCCGCCAACCGTCCACCTGCCGCTGCATCTGGTAATCCGACTGTTCGACCATGGGCACGAAGAAGAGAGAAAACACGATCAAGCCCGGAATGAGCCCCGCCGCGTGCATCAGGAATGAACCGCCAACGCCCAGCGGCTGGCCGCCCTTCCACGCCTGCCAGACGAGTTGCGGCAGCGCAACGACCCACGCGGAGGCCAGGCGCCCGAACACGAGCGCGCCCGCCTGGATCATTGCGCGGTTCATAGCGCGCATCAAGGCTCCAAAACCGCGCGCCGCGCCGCCTATGAACATCCCCATTATCATAGTAAACATCATGACAAACATGTCCGAACCGAGGATGGCCACTTGCGTCGCCCATTCACGCAGCACGCGCGCGCCCGGATACCCGGACCCTTCCCATCCCATGGCCACGTAGTAACCGATAAGGGGATAGATGAGCCACCACATATACGTGAGCAGCTTCCCGAACGAACTGAAATGCGACACGTCCTCGCGCACCGACGCGTAGATGAGAAGCCCGAGCACGAAACCTGCCGGCACGAATATGAACGCGGCGGGCGGCAGCAGCAGCCGCTGCAGCGTGGCGGGCGTTTGCGCCGGAAGCGTCTCCGCCGTGGCGAGGGCCGCCTGAGCGGGGTCAAAGGATAAACTCTTCGCGACTTGCTGCACTTCCTGGCGGAGTTGCGGGAACCTGGCCGGTTCGCCCATGCCGATGACTTGGAAACTCTTGCCGTCTTTCACGAAGACAAACGAGAGAAACCGGGTCGATTGCTTTTCTCCCGGCGCGATGCCCTGATAATCGATATAGCTTCCCGGAAACCCTGCAATCGTGGTCCGGCCGTGCTGGTGGCATTTGAACTTCTGCACCTCCGTGTTGTAGGCCTCTTCCAGACGGCTGTCGAGTTCTTCCATGCCCACATCGCAAGGGTATACCACGCATTTGATCGAGCCGATGCCGGGGTTTTCAATGAATATGTCCGCTTCCAGCACTTTTTCGTCGCGCGGATGGTAGCGTTTCCAGCCCGGCGTGGTCATCCGGAAGCTGTATCCGTGAGATGCGCTCGCAAGAACTGCGCCTTCCGTCTGTGCCGGAACAGCTGCGGGCTGCGTCCCGCTTGGCGCGGCAACGGCCGCGGATGTGGGACCCGGGACTGGGGTTCCCGTACGCAGCAGTCCGGCCGGACCCTGGCCCGGAACCCGCGAAACGCCCGAGTCCCGTCCCGGTCCCGGCGGCGTGGCGGCGGCCCGGTCCTGCACGACGAGTTCCGGCGTAATGGTGAAGAGTTCCTTGCACGTCTTGCAGGGACCGGTGCGCCCCATCATCTCAGGGCGCACTTGAAACGTGGCCTCGCAATTGGGGCACCGGATGCGCAGCCTCTCGCCTTCCGTACCATTCCCGGGCATATACCGTTCCTCCCATCGTGGGCACGCGCGCGCCACACGGTTCCTTGCCTCACCTACCTCAGGAAGATCAGGTAGACAAACGTGCTCAGCACATAGACACTGCCGATTTCCGCGATATACTGCCGGCCCGCGGGGAACATCTCGCCCAAGCCGCCGAAGATGCGCGGCAGGACACGCTTGTCGAATTTCACGCCCGCGGTTTGTTGGAGCAGCTTCGTCGTGCGGTAGAAGTCCCAGGCGATTGCGGCGATAACGACCCACACGGCCAATTCCCCGACGAAGGCCCACGTCACGTAGTAGAGAATGACCACCGACCTGCCCTCAAGCGGCACCTGCTTCATGAAATCGAGCCGCGGCAGAACCACCCACAGCAAGCGCAGTCCGAGGAAAAACGCGACGAGTTCGCCCTCGGTCATCTTCTCCTGGCCGGATATCCCCGCGAGGCCGGCCGCGATCGTGCCCAGCGCGACCCCCGCGATGAGCGCTTCGAATACGGCATAAATCGTGCCGCAATACAGGTTGGAGGCAAAGCGCAACGCCTCCTGCTGTTGCTCAGGCGTTCCCGTGGCAGCGGGCAACCCCGTATGGGGTTGCCCCGTTGCGCTTGCCGCCTGCGCCGGGTCGAAGGAAAAGGACTGGATGGCCGCACTCGCCTCTTTCTTAAGCCGCGCGAAGACCACCGGCGTTGAGAAGGCGATAATCTGATGCACCATGCCGTGTTTCAGGAAGACATGACAGAAAAACTTGATGCGCGACCCGTCGCCGTCCGGCGGGATGCCCTCGTATTCGATGAACGCGGCGGGGAGACCGGCCACTGTTGTCCGGCCTTGCTCGATGAGGCGGAAATCGGAGACTTCCGAACGATAGGCCTCCTCGATTCCCGAGCACAGGTCATCAAAGTCCAGTTCCCAGGGAGAGACCACGCACTTGATTGCGCCGATGCTCGAATGCTCGACGAGCACGTCGGCGTCGTTGGCCTGCTCGTCCTTTGCGGCATAGCGGAACCAGCCGGGTGTCGCAAGAACGAAGCTGTAGCCGTACCTTGCGCTCGCGAAAACAATGCCTTGGCCGGCTGACCCCGCTGCGGCGGTTCCCTGCCCTTTCTGAACCAGCGCAATCGCGTTGATCGTCGTGGCCAACTGGCCGCCCCCCTCGACTTGGACGTTGAAGCTGTCCTCGTGGCGCGCCGTGATGAGCCCGCGGATCGCGCCGCGCTGCGGGTCCGAGACGGCAACACTATCACCGGGCCCCAGGTTTTCAAAGCAGATTCGGTCTTCAGGGACGACGGCTTCCTGGCCGGACGCCAGCGATACCGTCGCGCCGTTGGCCGCTGTGCTCTTGACCAGAGCGGGATACCAATGTTCGCCCGGCCGGGTTTGTGCGAGTACGCGCAGATTCGGGATAATCGCGGGGGCGCGTACCTGGTCGGGCGCGCACCACTCCTCCGCGCCGTCGATGTAATGCACCAGCACCTGACCGTCGCGCTCCTGCATGACATCGCCAAGATACCACATGCCCCGGCGCTGCCAGTTGGCGATTACGCGCTTCCGCTTGGGCGCCTGCGGCGGTGACGAGGGCGTGGGGCCTTGTGTTGGAAGCGTGGGAGGGGGTTCCGGTTCGGCGCGCACGATCAGGTCGCCGGTGATTGTGAACTCCTTGCCGCAATTCGTGCACGGCCCTTTCTTGCCCATGGCTTGCGCCCGCACACGGAACGTCTTCTTGCAGTTTGGGCACTGGATGCGGATCTTTTCCGCCGCTGCGTCTGCCTCCGGCATATTGCACTTCCTTTCGGTTCCGGTCCCGGCCTTGCCGCCGGATGTACCACCACACACTCATGTCGTTGCGCAATCCCCCTTGCTTTCGAGGTCAACCCGGCGCCCCCGTTCCCCCCGTGTTGCCGGACAGCACGCGCGTCAGCGCACCATCCCGAGCGTCGATAGCCGCCGCCATGCCTTTCCAGAAACGGCACGCGCAATCCGCCAGGTCCGGACGCTGCCAGAGGAAACTCGGGCAGCCCGCCGTGCACCAGCCGAAGGCCGGGCACGCCGCGCAGCCGGGTTTCGGGCGTTGCGGCGCGTGGAACGCGCGCAGGCGCGCGCGCCATGCCCGCGCCGAGGGCCATCGACCCGCCCCGGCGAGCAGCCCCGCTTCTCCGGGCAGGTCGAGCGCCCGCCCGCATGCGTACAGGGCGCCGGCGGGCCCGATGGCTACGACGCGCCGCCCCGCGCCGCATGGACGCGAAGCGCAAATGCCACTCCGGGCGCCG from Candidatus Hydrogenedentota bacterium includes these protein-coding regions:
- a CDS encoding BLUF domain-containing protein, with translation MQLVRLIYVSRMTEECDMAALQDILKTARRKNRRLDVSGALCYDPAFFMQCLEGPREHVNLLYMVIARDPRHTNVTLLEYADVKHRVFGDWSMAFLNAGDIDKQTLKKYSGRGRFNPYRLNAKQAREFLIEVVGQKRGAMPDRD